From a single Pseudomonas sp. A34-9 genomic region:
- a CDS encoding GNAT family N-acetyltransferase, producing MPETQTAIADIHMLDRGYSREARSLLYQAYRHEPTFGYLFEAERPGYEQRVRATVRELVKQHFLQDLPAIGLLVNDRLIGIALIAPPQRRLGITESWAWRLRMVLSTGFRCTRRYLEYHDAVSACVPTDSVHMLPLLGIHPQFQGKHFGEQLLTAVHNWCAVDETSQGVVLDTGNPRYLEFYKRQGYEEIGEVAVGPVREHVFFHANPQVLQTATA from the coding sequence ATGCCTGAAACCCAGACCGCCATCGCCGACATTCATATGCTCGACCGCGGCTATTCCCGCGAAGCCCGCTCGCTGCTCTATCAGGCCTATCGCCACGAGCCGACCTTCGGCTACCTGTTCGAAGCCGAGCGCCCCGGCTACGAGCAACGCGTGCGCGCGACGGTGCGGGAACTGGTCAAGCAACATTTTCTGCAGGACTTGCCGGCCATTGGCCTGTTGGTCAACGATCGCCTGATCGGCATCGCCCTGATCGCGCCGCCGCAACGGCGCCTGGGTATCACCGAAAGTTGGGCGTGGCGCCTGCGCATGGTGCTCAGCACCGGTTTTCGCTGCACCCGCCGCTATCTCGAATACCACGACGCCGTTTCTGCCTGCGTGCCGACTGATTCGGTGCACATGCTGCCGCTGCTGGGGATTCACCCACAATTTCAGGGTAAACACTTCGGCGAACAATTGCTGACGGCGGTGCACAACTGGTGCGCCGTCGATGAAACCTCGCAAGGTGTGGTGCTCGACACCGGTAACCCACGCTATCTGGAATTCTATAAAAGGCAGGGATACGAAGAGATCGGCGAAGTTGCCGTCGGCCCGGTGCGCGAACACGTATTTTTCCACGCCAATCCGCAGGTGTTACAAACTGCAACAGCATGA
- a CDS encoding acyl-CoA dehydrogenase has product MDFAYSPKVQELRERVTAFMDTYVYPAEAVFERQVAEGDRWQPTAIMEELKAKAKAEGLWNLFLPESELGAGLSNLEYAPLAEIMGRSLLGPEPFNCSAPDTGNMEVLVRYANEEQKQRWLEPLLRGEIRSAFAMTEPDVASSDATNMAARAVRDGDEWVINGKKWWTSGACDPRCKILIFMGLSNPDAPRHAQHSMILVPVDTPGVKIVRPLPVFGYDDAPHGHAEVLFDNVRVPYENVLLGEGRGFEIAQGRLGPGRIHHCMRSIGMAERALELMCKRSVSRTAFGKPLARLGGNVDKIADSRMEIDMARLLTLKAAYMMDTVGNKVAKSEIAQIKVVAPNVALRVIDRAIQMHGGAGVSNDFPLAYMYAMQRTLRLADGPDEVHRAAIGKFEIGKYVPKEMLRGH; this is encoded by the coding sequence ATGGATTTCGCTTATTCGCCCAAGGTGCAAGAATTGCGTGAGCGCGTGACCGCGTTCATGGACACTTACGTTTACCCGGCCGAAGCCGTGTTCGAGCGCCAGGTTGCCGAAGGCGATCGCTGGCAGCCGACGGCGATCATGGAAGAGCTCAAAGCCAAGGCCAAAGCTGAAGGCCTGTGGAATCTGTTTCTGCCGGAATCGGAACTCGGTGCCGGTCTGAGCAACCTCGAATACGCGCCATTGGCGGAAATCATGGGCCGCTCGCTGCTCGGTCCCGAACCGTTCAACTGCTCGGCGCCGGACACCGGCAACATGGAAGTGCTGGTGCGTTACGCCAACGAAGAACAGAAGCAGCGCTGGCTCGAACCGCTGCTGCGCGGCGAGATCCGCTCGGCGTTCGCCATGACCGAACCCGACGTGGCCTCGTCTGACGCCACCAACATGGCCGCCCGCGCCGTGCGTGATGGTGACGAATGGGTCATCAACGGGAAAAAATGGTGGACCTCCGGTGCCTGCGATCCACGCTGCAAGATTCTCATCTTCATGGGCCTGAGCAATCCCGATGCACCGCGCCACGCCCAGCACTCGATGATCCTCGTGCCGGTGGATACTCCCGGGGTAAAAATCGTTCGTCCGCTGCCGGTGTTTGGCTACGACGATGCTCCGCACGGCCACGCCGAGGTGCTGTTCGACAACGTGCGCGTGCCGTACGAAAACGTCCTGCTCGGTGAAGGACGCGGCTTCGAAATTGCTCAGGGTCGCCTTGGCCCAGGGCGCATTCACCACTGCATGCGTTCAATCGGCATGGCGGAACGTGCATTGGAATTGATGTGCAAACGCTCGGTGAGCCGCACCGCGTTTGGCAAACCGCTGGCACGCTTGGGCGGCAACGTCGACAAGATCGCCGATTCGCGGATGGAAATCGACATGGCGCGCCTGTTGACGCTGAAAGCGGCGTACATGATGGACACCGTCGGTAACAAAGTGGCGAAAAGCGAAATCGCGCAGATCAAGGTGGTTGCGCCGAACGTGGCACTGCGGGTGATCGACCGGGCGATCCAGATGCATGGCGGGGCAGGGGTATCGAACGATTTCCCGTTGGCTTACATGTATGCAATGCAGCGCACCCTGCGCCTGGCCGATGGCCCGGACGAAGTGCACCGCGCGGCGATTGGCAAGTTCGAGATCGGCAAATATGTGCCGAAGGAAATGCTGCGCGGTCATTAA
- the xthA gene encoding exodeoxyribonuclease III produces MKIVSFNINGLRARPHQLAALIEKHQPDVIGLQETKVHDDQFPLEEVRALGYHVYFHGQKGHYGVAILSRQEPIAIHKGFATDEEDAQRRFIWGTFADANGVPVTIMNGYFPQGESRDHPTKFPAKQRFYNDLQALLESQFHNEQPLVVMGDVNISPEDCDIGIGPDNMKRWLKTGKCSFLPEEREWMARLKNWGLTDSYRHLNPDVTDMFSWFDYRSRGFEDEPKRGLRIDVILASHGLLPRVKDAGVDYELRGMEKPSDHAPIWLELA; encoded by the coding sequence ATGAAGATCGTTTCCTTCAACATCAACGGACTGCGTGCCCGTCCGCATCAGCTGGCAGCGCTGATCGAAAAACACCAACCGGACGTAATCGGCCTGCAGGAAACCAAGGTCCACGACGACCAGTTCCCGCTCGAAGAAGTCCGCGCCCTCGGCTACCACGTGTATTTCCACGGCCAGAAAGGCCACTACGGCGTGGCCATACTCTCGCGCCAGGAACCGATCGCCATCCACAAAGGTTTCGCCACCGACGAAGAAGACGCCCAGCGCCGCTTTATCTGGGGCACCTTCGCCGACGCCAATGGCGTGCCGGTGACGATCATGAACGGCTATTTCCCACAGGGCGAAAGCCGCGACCATCCGACCAAATTCCCCGCCAAACAGCGTTTCTACAACGATCTGCAAGCGCTGCTGGAAAGCCAGTTCCACAACGAACAGCCGCTGGTGGTGATGGGCGATGTGAACATTTCTCCGGAAGACTGCGACATCGGCATCGGTCCGGACAACATGAAGCGCTGGCTGAAAACCGGCAAATGCAGCTTCCTGCCGGAAGAGCGCGAGTGGATGGCACGTTTGAAGAATTGGGGCCTGACGGACAGTTATCGCCACCTGAACCCGGACGTGACTGACATGTTCAGCTGGTTCGATTACCGCAGCCGTGGGTTTGAGGATGAGCCGAAGCGTGGCCTGCGCATCGACGTGATCCTCGCCTCCCATGGCCTGTTGCCTCGGGTAAAGGACGCGGGGGTCGACTACGAACTGCGCGGCATGGAAAAACCGTCCGATCACGCACCGATCTGGCTTGAACTGGCCTGA
- a CDS encoding phosphate ABC transporter substrate-binding/OmpA family protein, with product MTLRVLCVFLLSAWLSVSAAALPLPENGPALRIQGSNTIGAELGPALVEGLLQEQGLLKIHRETPDTANELRIVGQTAQGQRVVVEVAAHGSSTGFTALKNASADLAASSREIKDGELQALQSLGDLKSPVAEQVIAIDGLAIILHPDNPLQQLDTEQLARIFAGEVKTWEELGGRGGAIHLYARDDQSGTYDTFKELVLSRRGKILNSAAKRFESSEQLSDAVSADPQGIGFIGLPYVRQAKAVSIADGASQSMLPLNSLIATEDYPLSRRLFFYLPPDSNNPWAKALVTFAQSRQGQAIVAANGFISQTVHAMSVAPNALMPEGYQSLSRHAQRLTVNFRFEEGSATLDNKARQDLARVFDYIKRHDKTERSVTLVGFGDAKDDPARADLLSKLRAMAVRRELVKNGVVLREVRGFGALMPVAANNVDEGRIKNRRVEVWVY from the coding sequence ATGACCCTGCGTGTTTTGTGCGTTTTTCTCTTGAGTGCATGGCTGTCGGTTTCCGCCGCCGCCCTGCCCCTTCCTGAAAACGGCCCGGCGCTACGCATCCAGGGTTCCAACACCATCGGCGCCGAACTCGGCCCGGCTCTGGTCGAAGGCCTGCTGCAAGAACAGGGTTTGCTGAAGATCCACCGCGAAACCCCAGACACCGCCAACGAATTGCGCATCGTCGGCCAGACCGCCCAAGGCCAACGCGTGGTCGTCGAAGTCGCCGCCCACGGTTCCAGCACTGGTTTCACCGCGTTGAAAAATGCCAGCGCCGACCTTGCCGCCTCCTCCCGCGAAATCAAGGACGGTGAATTGCAGGCCCTGCAATCGCTGGGCGATCTGAAAAGCCCAGTCGCCGAACAAGTCATCGCCATCGATGGCCTGGCGATCATCCTTCATCCCGACAATCCGCTGCAGCAACTGGACACCGAGCAACTGGCGCGGATCTTCGCCGGCGAGGTGAAAACCTGGGAAGAGCTTGGCGGGCGTGGCGGTGCGATTCATTTATATGCGCGCGATGATCAATCCGGTACCTACGACACGTTTAAGGAACTGGTCCTCAGTCGTCGTGGGAAGATTCTGAACAGCGCCGCGAAACGCTTTGAATCCAGTGAGCAATTATCCGACGCTGTCAGCGCGGATCCGCAAGGCATCGGTTTCATCGGTTTGCCTTATGTGCGCCAAGCCAAAGCCGTGTCGATTGCTGATGGCGCTTCGCAGTCAATGCTGCCGCTCAACAGCCTGATCGCTACCGAAGACTATCCACTGTCGCGGCGGTTGTTCTTCTATCTGCCGCCCGACAGCAACAATCCCTGGGCGAAGGCGTTGGTGACGTTCGCGCAAAGTCGTCAGGGCCAGGCGATTGTCGCGGCCAACGGTTTTATCAGTCAGACCGTGCATGCAATGAGCGTCGCGCCGAATGCGCTGATGCCCGAGGGTTATCAATCCCTCAGCCGCCACGCCCAGCGTCTTACGGTGAATTTCCGTTTTGAAGAAGGCAGCGCAACGCTGGATAACAAGGCGCGTCAGGATCTGGCGCGAGTCTTCGACTATATAAAGCGTCATGACAAGACTGAACGTTCGGTGACCTTGGTCGGGTTTGGTGATGCCAAGGATGACCCGGCGCGGGCAGATCTGCTGTCGAAGCTGCGGGCGATGGCCGTGCGGCGGGAGTTGGTGAAGAACGGCGTGGTGTTGCGCGAGGTTCGCGGCTTTGGCGCGTTGATGCCGGTGGCGGCGAACAATGTGGATGAGGGGCGGATCAAGAATCGGCGGGTTGAGGTTTGGGTGTATTGA